TGCCGGCCAGATCCACCAGTCGAGCGAACGTCGTCACCGGCGCGAGGCCGCCCGTCGTGGTGAACACCACCATGTTTCCCTTCACGAAGCCGACCGAGTAGAGGATCACGTCGCCCTCGGTGCGCTTCAGGCTGACGGTGCCGCCGTCGTTCGGACCCTCAGGCGTGGGCGACATGCCGGCATCGCGGATCAGCTCGTCGCGGATCGAGGCGAGCACGGCCTCGGCAGCCACCGGCCCATCGATCCGTACGATGATCTGCTGCACGATGATCGGGCCGTCGAGCAGGTTCTGGGGCGTGGCCTGTCGCCGCATATCGACCCGCAGGCTCACGCCGACGCTGTCGGGAAGGATGCTCAGGCCGGTGACGGCCGGGTCCACGGCGAAGCCGGCCTGCAAGTCAGCCAGGGTCAGTGCAACCTCACGTGGATCGACCGGCCCGGCCGCCTGGGCGCGCGGCACGGCGATCCAGCCCGTCGTCATCAGCGTCAGCAGCAGCGCCAGTCCGGCCAGCAGCCGCAACACCCGGGGGCTGCTCCAGGATCGTGCTCGCATAGCGTCCTCCCGCCGGCCGCGCGTGCCTGGACACCCGAGTCCAGCGAACAGAAGGCACGGGGCGGCTGTCTGGGAGAACGCCCGGGTGCGCCGTCACGAGGACGGCGCACCGACGCGTCTGGCGCTACCGGAGACGAAAGTACTTGAAGGACTCGGCGAAACGGAGTCCTTGCGTCTGGCCAACCTGCCCGGCCCGTTCCCGAACCATGTTCGAGAGGTTCCAGTCCGGCCGATCTGGCCGCGTGCCGTCGCCCACCTGGCTGACGTGCGCCAGCAGCGCATGGATCTTGAGGTCGACGGTCTCCTCGATGTCGATGAAGACATCAGGCGTGTTCGTGCCGCCGACGTACACCTCGACGACCTTGTGCGGCTCGAACCCTTCATCCAGCAGCTCGGGGAAGACGTGCGGATCGCGGGCGGACGGGTAGACGGCGTCCAGGGCGGCATCGCCGGCCGCGCGGTGATCGGCGTGGTTCAGGTAGCCCTGCGCCGACCAGCGGGTCGTCGGATCCTGGCAGATCAGGACGTCGGGCCTGTAGCGGCGAATCTCGCGGACGAGGTCGCGGCGCAGCGCCAGCGTGTTCGTCAGGATGCCGTCCTCGTAGCCGAGGAACGTCAGCCCCTTCGCGCCGAGCCGGGTGCAGGCCTCGCGCTGCTCGACCTTGCGGATCTCGGCCAGTTTGGCCGGGGACATCTCGCGGTCGGACGTGCCCTTGTCGCCGGCCGTGCAGAGGACGTAGTTGACTTCTTTGCCCTCACGGGCGAACTTGGCAATCGTGCCCGCGGCCATGAACTCGGCGTCGTCTGGGTGCGCCACGACGACCAGGACACTGCGGGCCTCGTACTTGTGCTCGTCGGACATCCGAACCTGCCACTCCTGCCACTGCTAGACGCTCATGTCGGCCCGCTCACCCTGCAAGCAGGCCGACCGAAACCGAGGAACGAAGTACACCGTTGGCCCGGACAGTCTCCGTGGCCACCAGGGCGCGGCGTCGAACCGTAGACGCCGCCGTTACTCTGGTGACCATAGCGAACGAGTCGGGGAACCGTCAAAACGCCGGGCGCGCATCAGGCCAGGACGATTACATGTTGAGCGCGTCACGCAGCGTGGTCGGGGCTTGAAAGCCCCGCCTACAGGCATTCAGTCGCTGCGCGACGCCCCAGTCTCACCGGACGACGGCTGTTCTCGTCCTTCGTCGCGCAGCGACTGAATGCCTGTAGGCGGGGGTCTATGACCCTTGACGAATTCCTGCGGTCATAGCCCCTCACCCCCCGACCTGACGTGCGGACTCCGTGGTTATTTCGTCAAACGCCATCAACCCCCGACTGCCCGTCCTGCCACGTTCTTGGAACGCCAACGAAGATGCGATTGCCCTGCGCGTCAGGCCCGCCGGGGCCGCTTCGGCTCCTCCGGCGGCGCGAGGTCGCGTCGGGCCTGCTGGACAGCCTCGCGCATGCGGGACAGCTCGTCCGCGCCAGGCTGCTCCTCGCCGTAGCGCGTGCGGACGTACAGCTCGGTGACCGTCTCGATAGACGCGGCAGCCACCGGCCGGGCGCGGTTGACCTCGTGCGCCAGCTCGTTCGGCGTAGTGGCCGGCCGACGCTCGAAGCCGGCCCGCGCCACCGCCGTCAGGAACTCACGATACAGCGCGCGGATCGTGCGCTGCTCGCTCTGCTGGGCCGTCCCATCGAGCACGCCGCCGCCAGCCGCCGACGTCCGTGCCGCGCTCGGCCTGAACACGTTGCCCGTCAGCACCTCGCCGCGCAGCCAGCGCAAGAACACCTGCCACCAGGTCGCCCAGGAGAACGCCTCGGCGGCGGACATCGCGGGCGATGGCTCGCGCTGCTTCGGCAAGCTGAAGCCGATGGACCCGATGTT
The genomic region above belongs to Chloroflexota bacterium and contains:
- a CDS encoding PIG-L family deacetylase — its product is MSDEHKYEARSVLVVVAHPDDAEFMAAGTIAKFAREGKEVNYVLCTAGDKGTSDREMSPAKLAEIRKVEQREACTRLGAKGLTFLGYEDGILTNTLALRRDLVREIRRYRPDVLICQDPTTRWSAQGYLNHADHRAAGDAALDAVYPSARDPHVFPELLDEGFEPHKVVEVYVGGTNTPDVFIDIEETVDLKIHALLAHVSQVGDGTRPDRPDWNLSNMVRERAGQVGQTQGLRFAESFKYFRLR